In Pseudomonas sp. PDNC002, the DNA window CTTGTTCTTGTTATTGGACGCAAGTCTGCGCTTGCAATGATCCGAGTCTATCCAAGGCATTCTGCTCTCCGGGTAACGAAGCGATCTTTGATTGTCACGGGGTGGTGACATTTGGATTTTTTTGGATTTTGCATCGGCACGTTTGTGGTCTGAAAAAGCGCTTGAGGAAATTCCTGAGCCTCTGCATTTCGTCCCACTACCCTCTCCCCCGCCCTGGCTGCGCGCCCCGCTCCGAAGGGAGAGGGAGCTTTCCGAGCCGTCTGTAGTTATCTACGCCCCGGTCAACCACTGCATCAGGAGAATGACGGTCTCAACCCAAATGCCAAACCAATCCCCTCTCCCTTCAGGGAGAGGGTTAGGGAGAGGGCAATGGCTAATCATCCAGCGCCAAGCGTATCGCCTCCAGCACCGAATCCATCTTCAACAACACATCATGATTCCAGAACCGGAGCACCGTGAAACCCTTGTTCTTGAGCCATGCGTCACGCTCCAAGTCGGCGCTGGAATCCAGATGCTGCCCACCATCCAGTTCGATGATCAACATCCGTTCGTGACAAATGAAATCGATGATGTACGGACCGATGACTTTCTGCCGGCGGAATTTGAGACCGAGGAAGCGGTGGGCGCGCAGGTGGTGCCAGAGGGATCGTTCGGCTTCGGTCTGGTCAAGGCGGAGTTGTTTGGAGAACAGGGTGAGGCGGGAAGTCATTCGTTGGAGTCTCCCAAAGCTCGACTCCCTGGAGACTACTTTGCGGCCCCACCGCCCTCTCCCCAGCCCTGGCTGCGCGCCCCGCTCCGAAGGGAGAGGGAGCTTTCCGAGCCGTCTGTAGGTATCTACTCCCCGGTCAACCACTGCGTCAGGAGAATGACGGTCTCAACCCAAATGCCAAACCAATTCCCTCTCCCTTCAGGGAGAGGGTTAGGGAGAGGGCCGTGACATCCCGGCGCACCAAAACAACCGGCGTTAGCGAACCACCTTACTCGACTTCAAGACGCGGTAACCGCAACGTCACCCGCAACCCGCCCTCGCGGCGATTCTGCAGGCTGACCTCACCACCGTGGGTATGCGCAATGTTGCGCGCGATGCCCAACCCGAGGCCGTAGCCCTGTCCGCGCTCGGACAACCGGAAGCGCGGTTCGAAGACTTTCTCCAGCCGCTGTTCCGGTACGCCGGGGCCCTGGTCGTCGACGTGCAGCACCACCGCATCGGCATCGTCCTCGATGCTCAATTGCGCGCGCTCGCCGTACTTCAGCGCGTTGTCCAGCAGGTTGCCGATGCAACGCTTGAGCGCCAGCGGCTTGCCCGGATAGGGCTCAAGCGCTGTGCCGATGACTTCGACTCGACCGTCGGCGAGGTAAGGTCCGGCGACATATTGCAGCAGCTGGTTGAGGTTCACCGGTTCGATGTTCTCGTGAATGTCGGTGTCCTTCACGCATTGCAGCGCGCCCTTCACCAGCAGTTCCAGCTCGTCGAGGTCGTGGCTGAACTTGTCCCGCTGCTGCTCGTCGTCCAGCAACTCGACGCGCAGGCGCAACCGGGTGATCGGCGTGCGCAGGTCGTGGGAGATGCCGCTGAACAACTGACCACGCTCGTTGACGTAGCGGTCGATGCGCTCGCGCATGGTATTGAAGGCGCGGGAGACTTCCACCAGTTCGCTCGCCCCGCCTTCCTCCAGCGGCTTGTCCGGACTGCCGAGGGCGACGTCGCGGGCGGCGCGGGCCAGGCGCTTGAGCGGGCGGCTCTGCCAATGCACCAGCAGGCCGGTGAACAGCAGCAGCAACAGGCTGGTGAAAATGATCGAGATAACCTGCTGCGGCGGGAGACCCTCCGGCTCCAGCGTCACGTAGGGCGCCGGCATCAGGCTGGCGATGTACAGCCACTCGCTCTCGCCGATGCGTATCTGCGTGACCAGCACTGGCGGGTTCACCGGCTCCAGGGTCAGCGCGTAGTGCGCCCAGGAGCGCGGCAGCTCCTCCAGCTTCAGCTCGCCATTGAACAACCGCAGATCGTCGGGGCTGACGAACTCCACCTGCAGCTCCACGTCCTTGCCCAGTTTCTGGTGCAGTACGTCCTGCACGATGTCGATCACCGCCTGCTTATTGGTGGTGTCCGGCAGCGCGCGCAGGTTCAGGGGGCGCTCGTTGAGCGAGACGAAGAACCGCGTGCCACCCATGCTGCGCAGTTGGTCCAGTACCAGCGGGCGGTAGCCGATGGGCAGCGAGCGGAAGTAACTGACGCTGGCGGCCATGGAATAGGCCAGGCTGCGCGAGCTGGTGAGCAGGCCGTCGCGCTGGCTACTGCGCAGGTGGGAAATCCAGAACAGGCTCGACAATCCCTGGGCGATCACCACCGCCAGCAAGGTGAGCAGCAGCATGCGGCCGAGCAGCGAGCGCGGCACCAGGGCCCAGCGGCGGCGCTCACTCATGGCCGGCGAGGTGCGGGCGAACCTGGGCGGCAAGCAGGTAGCCGCTGCCGCGCACGGTCTGGATCAGTCGCGCCGGTTTACCGGTATCGCGCAAGCGCTGGCGCAGGCGCGAAACGGCCATGTCGACGATACGCTCCAACGGCATCACCTCACGGCCACGGGTGGCGCTGGCGATGGTGTCGCGGTCGAGAATCTGCCGGGGATTGTCGAGGAACAGCTTGAGCAGCGCGAAGTCCGCGCCACTGAGGAAATGCTCCTCGCCGTCCTCGTGGAACAACCGGTGGCTGATGGTATCCAGCCGCCAATCGTCGAAAGCGATGACCTCGCCGCCGCGCACCTGGGTGAACTGCGCGCGGCGCAGCAGCGCCTTGATTCGCGCCAGCAGCTCGCGGGGGCTGAAGGGTTTGCCGAGATAGTCATCGGCGCCCAGTTCCAGGCCCACCACGCGGTCGGCCTCGTCGGAGCTGGCAGTGAGCATGATCACCGGCATGCAGGCGTGGCGCTGGTGCGAGCGAATCCAGCGGCAGAGGCTGAAGCCGTCCTCGTCGGGCAGCATCACGTCGAGGATCGCCAGCGCGGATTCCTCGTCGCACAGCGCGCGGCGGAAGTCTTCGCCATTAGCGACAGCGCGCACCTGGAAACCGGCTCGGCTGAGATAGGTGTCCAGCAACTCGCGGATTTCCTGATCGTCGTCCACCAGCAGGATGGATTTGGCAGGCTGGTTCACTTCGGGCGTCCCTTCTTGTTGTTCTAATGGTGGAAGCGCTGACTCAGTCTTCGTTACGCAGGGCCTGTTCCAGAGCGACGCCGGCGCCGAACAGGCCGGGGTGCTCTGCGGTCATGACCCACACCGGAATCGGTTCCAGGTACGGTCCGCTAGTCTTGCCCCGCGTGCGGAACGCCTCGGCGAAACCGCTGCGCTGGAAGCGTTCGAGGAAGCGCGGAACGATGCCGCCGGTGATGTACACGCCACCCAACGCGCCCACCGTCAGCACGGCATTACCGGCGACCCGCGCCAGCCAGAGGAAGAAGTGTTCGAGCACCGCGTCGGCGTATGCGTCGCCGGCCATCGCGCGCTCGCCGATCTCGGCGGCGGTGGTGCATTTCGGCTCCACGCCATCGAGCTGGCAGCTCATGCGGTAGAGATTTTCCAGGCCGCTGCCGGAGAGCACGCGCTCAGCCGAAACGTGGCCGTATTTTTCGCGCAGCAGTTGCCAGAGGGCGAAATCGCGTTCGGAGGTCACCGGCAGGTCGACGTGGCCACCCTCGCAGGGCAATACCTCGAAACCACCAAAGGGCAGCGGCATCAGGCTGCCGACGCCCAGGCCAGTGCCCGGACCGATGATCAGCTTGGCGCGGCCTTCCAGCGCCTTGCCCGGCCGCACCTGCACCAGGTGCTCTTCCGACAGCCGCGAAGCCGCCCAGGCCATGGTGCTGAAGTCGTTCACCAGCAGCAGGTGGCTCAGGCCCAGTTCGGCGCGGAAGGCGTCACGGCGGATCACCCAGTGATTGTTGGTGAACTTGAAGTCGCCGGCGCCAACCGGGCCAGCACAGGCCAGGCAAACGTTCTCGACGGAAGACAGCGGTTGGCCCACGCGCTGCAGGTAGTCGCGCACGGCATCTTCAGGGCGCGGGTAGTCGGCGCAGGCCAGGACCTGAATGGATTCGAGGACTTCACCGCGCCACAGGGCGAAGCGGGCGTTGGTGCCACCGATATCGCCGACCAGGGCGAAACCGTTGGAGGAGGACTGAGCGTTATTGGAGTTCATCGCGGGCTCGGGCCTGGAAGTTGGGTGGAAGGTGCGGCGCGGGATCATGCCAGCATAGGACAGCGACGGAAACGCCCCGTGCGACGGACAGGCACTCCGTCACACGGGAGGCCAGGAGGGTCAGCTCGGACCGTTCAACTCGGCCGTGAAGCTGCAGGCGCCCTGCTCCGCCGAGCTGAAGGCATTGCGCATGAAAGCGAACAGCTCGCGGCCCATGCCAAGGTTATCAATGGTCGGTGTTTCGACAAGCGGACGAGCCTGCCATTCCGCTGCATCCACCAGCACGCGCAGCTCGCCGGTGGTGCCGTCGACGCGCACCACGTCACCGTCGCGCAGCTTGGCCAGCGGGCCGCCATTGAGCGCTTCGGGTGATACGTGGATCGCCGCCGGCACCTTGCCGGACGCGCCGGACATGCGCCCGTCGGTGACCAGCGCCACCTTGAAGCCGCGATCCTGCAGCACGCCGAGGAACGGCGTGAGCTTGTGCAGCTCGGGCATGCCATTGGCGCGCGGGCCCTGGAAACGCACCACGGCCACCAGGTCGCGCTCCAGCTCGCCGGCCTTGAAGGCGGCAGCCAGGCTGGACTGGTCGTGGAAGATGCGCACCGGCGCCTCGACGATCTGGTGTTCCGGCGCTACGGCAGAGACCTTCATCACGCCGCGTCCGAGATTGCCTTCCATCAGGCGCAGGCCGCCTTCGGGCGAGAACGGCTTGTCGATGGGGCGCAGGATGTTCTCGTCCAGGCTCGTCGCCGGGCCTTCGCGCCAGACCAGCTTGCCCTCGTCGAGGAAGGGTTCCTGGATATAACGACGCAGGCCCTTGCCGACCACGGTCTGCACGTCTTCGTGCAGCAGGCCGCCATCGAGCAGCTGGCGGATCAGGAAGGACATGCCGCCCGCCGCCTGGAAGTGGTTGATGTCGGCCTGGCCGTTGGGATAGATGCGCGCCAGGGTCGGCACGATCTCGGAAAGATCGGCCATGTCCTGCCATGTCAGCGGGATGCCGGCGGCCTGGGCGATGGCGAGCAGGTGCAGGGTGTGGTTGGTCGAGCCGCCGGTGGCCAGCAGCGCCACCACCGAGTTGACCATGGCCTTCTCGTCGACGATCTCCGCCATGGGCACGAACTGGCCGTTCTCCGGCGTCAGGCGCGCGGCCTGGCGGGCAGCTTCGCGGGTCAGCTCGTCGCGCAGCGGGGTGTTCGGGTTGACGAAGGAAGCACCCGGCAGGTGCAGGCCCATCACTTCCACCAGCAACTGGTTGGTGTTGGCGGTGCCATAGAAGGTGCAGGTGCCCGGCGCGTGGTAGGAGGCCATCTCCGAGGCCAGCAACTCCTCGCGGGTAGCCTTGCCCTCGGCGAACAGCTGGCGCACTGCGGCCTTCTCCTTGTTGGAGATACCGGTAGGCATGGGGCCGGCGGGCACGAACACCACCGGCAAGTGGCCGAAGCGCAGCGAGCCGATCAGCAGGCCGGGGACGATCTTGTCGCACACGCCCAGGCACAGCGCAGCATCGAACATGTTGTGCGACAGCGCGATGGCGGTGCCCATGGCGATCACGTCGCGGCTGGCCAGGGACAGTTCCATGCCGGGTTCGCCCTGGGTCACGCCGTCACACATGGCCGGCACGCCGCCAGCGAACTGGCCGACCGAACCGATCTGCCGCAAGGCGTCCTTGATCAGCTCGGGGAAGCGCTCCAGCGGCTGGTGCGCGGAGAGCATGTCGTTGTAGGCGGAGACGATGGCGACGTTGGCCTGGTTCATCAGCCGCAGCGCCTGTTTATCGGATTCACCACAAGCCGCGACGCCGTGGGCGAGGTTGCCGCAAGGCAGCGTGCCGCGGTGCGGGCCCTTGGTGGCGGCTGCCTTGACCAGGTCGAGGTAGCGCTGGCGCGTGGCCGCGCTGCGGGCCTGGATGCGCTGGGTGACTTCAAGCACACGGGGGTGCATGGCAGCATTCTCCTACAGACTATCGGTTGTTGTTTTTACAACATAATTGTTTATTCCAGGGCGTTTACTTTTCAACGGCGTGGAAATTTAATGGTTTTTACCACAACAAAAGAAAAGAGACGACCTCAATGACTATACGCCTGGCAATCAACGGATTTGGCCGCATCGGTCGGAACGTACTCCGCGCGCTCTATTCGGGCGGCTATCGCCAACACCTGCAAGTGGTGGCGATCAACGACCTCGTCGACGCCGCGATCAACGCCCATCTGCTGCAGTTCGACAGCGTGCATGGGCGCTTTCCCGGTCAGGTCGAGCATGACGCCGAAAGTCTCAGGGTAGAGGGCGACGTGATAGTCGTCACGGCCATCCGCGATCCGGCGCAGCTGCCGTGGAAGGCGCTGGAGGTGGATATCGTGCTCGAATGCACCGGTCACTTCACCTCCCGCGACAAGGCTGCCGCGCATCTCCAGGCTGGCGCGCGCCAGGTGTTGATCTCGGCGCCGGGCCACGGCGTCGACGCCACGGTGGTCTATGGCGTCAACGAAGGGATTCTGCGCGCCGAGCACCAGATCGTTTCCAACGCGTCCTGCACCACCAACTGCCTGGCGCCGGTGGCCCAGGTGCTGCACCGCGAGCTGGGCATCGAGCACGGGCTGATGACCACCATCCACGCCTACACCAATGACCAGAACCTCTCCGACGTCTACCACAGCGACCCGTACCGGGCGCGCTCGGCCACCCAGTCGATGATTCCGACCAAGACCGGCGCGGCCGAAGCGGTGGGCCTGGTGTTGCCGGAGCTGGCCGGAAAGCTGACGGGGTTGGCGGTGCGGGTGCCGGTGATCAATGTGTCGCTGGTGGACCTCACGGTGCAGGTCGGGCGCGATACCAGCGCGCAGGAAATCAACGAGCTGATGGAACGGGCCTGCGAGCTTTCGCCGATCCTGGGGTTCAACCGCTTGCCACTGGTTTCGGTGGATTTCAACCATGATCCCCGGTCTTCGATTTTCGATGCCAACCACACACGGGTGAACGGGCGGCTGGTGAAGGTGATGGCCTGGTACGACAACGAGTGGGGGTTTTCCAACCGGATGCTGGATACGGCGCGGGCGATGGTTTTGGCGCGGGGGTGAACGGCGCTCGGCTCCCCGCGCAAGAGCCCCTCACCCCAGCCCTCTCCCAGAGGGAGAGGGAGCCGATTGTGCCGGCTGGCGCCATTGGCTCTCCCTGCGCAGAACGGTCCCCTCTCCCTCTGGGAGAGGGTTAGGGTGAGGGAAATACAGGGCACAGAGCTGCCAGGTTGGCCTGTTTAGCGATAGCGACGTCTTCCCTGCGCCTCCAGCACCAACAGGCGCATGTCCGCCTCGGCCCGGATCGCCTCCTGGCCGAGATGGTCGACGCGCTTCCACGCCTTGATTTCCTCGCGGCTGCGGCCGCAGCCCAGGCAGATGCCCTCTTCGAACTCGCAGACCTTGATGCACGGACTCTTCACGGACTTCCTCGTGGTTTCGGCTGGATGAATGTCAGTGGGTCTCTACTAATGGACACCCGCGCAGCGCCAAGGTCCAACTCGATTTCCCCATCGGCGCCATCGACCCAACCAATCGCGCTGCCCGCACCTTGCTAGAATCCGCCGCCCACGCTGCCCGACTTCACCCATGCTCGCCCTCAAGCTCACCCTCGTTCCGCTGTTCCTGCTGCTGGTCTCGCTCTCCGGACGCTGGTGGGGCCCGGCCGTGGCCGGTTGCCTGGCCGCCCTGCCCGCCATCGCCGGGCCGATCCTCTATCTGATCACCGTAGAACATGGCCGCGAGTTCGGCGCCCAGGCCGCGTTGCTGGCGCTGGCGGCGATCTTCGCCGCTGAGGCGTTCAACTTCGCCTATGCCTGGATCTGTCGGCGCCATGGATGGCCGCTGGCACTGACCGGCGCCATGCTCGCCTGGCTGGTGGCCGGCTGGGCACTGACAAAACTACCCGCCTCGCCCGTCTGGGCGTTACTCGCTGCGGCCGTGGGCGCGTTGACCAGCCAGCTG includes these proteins:
- a CDS encoding DUF559 domain-containing protein — protein: MTSRLTLFSKQLRLDQTEAERSLWHHLRAHRFLGLKFRRQKVIGPYIIDFICHERMLIIELDGGQHLDSSADLERDAWLKNKGFTVLRFWNHDVLLKMDSVLEAIRLALDD
- a CDS encoding ATP-binding protein, with the translated sequence MPRSLLGRMLLLTLLAVVIAQGLSSLFWISHLRSSQRDGLLTSSRSLAYSMAASVSYFRSLPIGYRPLVLDQLRSMGGTRFFVSLNERPLNLRALPDTTNKQAVIDIVQDVLHQKLGKDVELQVEFVSPDDLRLFNGELKLEELPRSWAHYALTLEPVNPPVLVTQIRIGESEWLYIASLMPAPYVTLEPEGLPPQQVISIIFTSLLLLLFTGLLVHWQSRPLKRLARAARDVALGSPDKPLEEGGASELVEVSRAFNTMRERIDRYVNERGQLFSGISHDLRTPITRLRLRVELLDDEQQRDKFSHDLDELELLVKGALQCVKDTDIHENIEPVNLNQLLQYVAGPYLADGRVEVIGTALEPYPGKPLALKRCIGNLLDNALKYGERAQLSIEDDADAVVLHVDDQGPGVPEQRLEKVFEPRFRLSERGQGYGLGLGIARNIAHTHGGEVSLQNRREGGLRVTLRLPRLEVE
- a CDS encoding response regulator, with product MNQPAKSILLVDDDQEIRELLDTYLSRAGFQVRAVANGEDFRRALCDEESALAILDVMLPDEDGFSLCRWIRSHQRHACMPVIMLTASSDEADRVVGLELGADDYLGKPFSPRELLARIKALLRRAQFTQVRGGEVIAFDDWRLDTISHRLFHEDGEEHFLSGADFALLKLFLDNPRQILDRDTIASATRGREVMPLERIVDMAVSRLRQRLRDTGKPARLIQTVRGSGYLLAAQVRPHLAGHE
- a CDS encoding glucokinase; this translates as MNSNNAQSSSNGFALVGDIGGTNARFALWRGEVLESIQVLACADYPRPEDAVRDYLQRVGQPLSSVENVCLACAGPVGAGDFKFTNNHWVIRRDAFRAELGLSHLLLVNDFSTMAWAASRLSEEHLVQVRPGKALEGRAKLIIGPGTGLGVGSLMPLPFGGFEVLPCEGGHVDLPVTSERDFALWQLLREKYGHVSAERVLSGSGLENLYRMSCQLDGVEPKCTTAAEIGERAMAGDAYADAVLEHFFLWLARVAGNAVLTVGALGGVYITGGIVPRFLERFQRSGFAEAFRTRGKTSGPYLEPIPVWVMTAEHPGLFGAGVALEQALRNED
- the edd gene encoding phosphogluconate dehydratase; this translates as MHPRVLEVTQRIQARSAATRQRYLDLVKAAATKGPHRGTLPCGNLAHGVAACGESDKQALRLMNQANVAIVSAYNDMLSAHQPLERFPELIKDALRQIGSVGQFAGGVPAMCDGVTQGEPGMELSLASRDVIAMGTAIALSHNMFDAALCLGVCDKIVPGLLIGSLRFGHLPVVFVPAGPMPTGISNKEKAAVRQLFAEGKATREELLASEMASYHAPGTCTFYGTANTNQLLVEVMGLHLPGASFVNPNTPLRDELTREAARQAARLTPENGQFVPMAEIVDEKAMVNSVVALLATGGSTNHTLHLLAIAQAAGIPLTWQDMADLSEIVPTLARIYPNGQADINHFQAAGGMSFLIRQLLDGGLLHEDVQTVVGKGLRRYIQEPFLDEGKLVWREGPATSLDENILRPIDKPFSPEGGLRLMEGNLGRGVMKVSAVAPEHQIVEAPVRIFHDQSSLAAAFKAGELERDLVAVVRFQGPRANGMPELHKLTPFLGVLQDRGFKVALVTDGRMSGASGKVPAAIHVSPEALNGGPLAKLRDGDVVRVDGTTGELRVLVDAAEWQARPLVETPTIDNLGMGRELFAFMRNAFSSAEQGACSFTAELNGPS
- the gap gene encoding type I glyceraldehyde-3-phosphate dehydrogenase, translating into MTIRLAINGFGRIGRNVLRALYSGGYRQHLQVVAINDLVDAAINAHLLQFDSVHGRFPGQVEHDAESLRVEGDVIVVTAIRDPAQLPWKALEVDIVLECTGHFTSRDKAAAHLQAGARQVLISAPGHGVDATVVYGVNEGILRAEHQIVSNASCTTNCLAPVAQVLHRELGIEHGLMTTIHAYTNDQNLSDVYHSDPYRARSATQSMIPTKTGAAEAVGLVLPELAGKLTGLAVRVPVINVSLVDLTVQVGRDTSAQEINELMERACELSPILGFNRLPLVSVDFNHDPRSSIFDANHTRVNGRLVKVMAWYDNEWGFSNRMLDTARAMVLARG
- a CDS encoding DUF1289 domain-containing protein, translated to MKSPCIKVCEFEEGICLGCGRSREEIKAWKRVDHLGQEAIRAEADMRLLVLEAQGRRRYR